A stretch of the Aricia agestis chromosome 15, ilAriAges1.1, whole genome shotgun sequence genome encodes the following:
- the LOC121734066 gene encoding organic cation transporter protein-like isoform X1 — MRDIYQSFRSTCTIRKLNINMNKDIGLDDILQQLGPFGRYNIVNYALLLFPIYLAGMYGSVFVFEAPDISYRCQISECENLNHSNWLENAIPKDDGVLSKCKRFKFRDNVTNVCHKNDFDTSIVEECSAYVYSEEDSAVKDFDLACVNWKRTIVGTVHNAGLFISLPLTGIISDKFGRKLALSVASLMNGIFGVLRSFSTSYIMMLVLEFLEAALGAGAYSTAFVIAMELVGPKGRVFGNTIINVLYVFGLMTLSGLSWWLQSWRIVIRVIYAPAILVISYIWILNESVRWLISKERRTEAVEILKKAAKMNKVKLSEDLLAPFYNLEVLNKKNEDEPPKKEESNFSKAIKSSIIRQRAAVCSFLWITCTFVYYGLSINSVSLAGNKYLNFMLVAFVEIPANFVCLLILDRFGRKKVLSSMYLLSAFLCISLSFLPKGQKWLALVLYLSGKFSITVAYSSVYIYVSEVFPTSVRQSLLAVCSSLGRVGSTLAPLTPLLALYYENLPAIFFGSMALIACLLVLTLPETINMPLPDTIEDAERISRRKKEEV; from the exons ATGCGCGATATCTACCAGTCGTTTCGAAGCACGTGTACTATAAGGAAGCTAAACATAAACATGAATAAAGACATAGGGCTAGACGACATCCTTCAACAATTAGGGCCCTTCGGAAGGTACAATATAGTGAACTATGCGTTGCTTCTATTCCCCATATACCTGGCGGGCATGTACGGATCAGTTTTCGTCTTCGAAGCCCCTGATATTAGTTATAG GTGTCAAATCTCAGAATGCGAGAACCTGAACCACAGCAATTGGTTGGAAAATGCTATACCCAAAGACGATGGTGTACTatcaaaatgtaaaagatttaAATTTCGTGATAATGTAACAAATGTGTGCCATAAAAATGATTTCGATACATCAATAGTTGAAGAATGTAGTGCGTATGTGTATAGTGAGGAAGATTCTGCGGTGAAAGAT TTTGACCTCGCCTGCGTGAATTGGAAAAGGACAATCGTTGGGACTGTCCACAACGCTGGGCTATTCATTTCCCTGCCCCTCACCGGAATCATTTCCGATAAGTTCGGAAGGAAACTAGCACTATCCGTTGCGTCACTCATGAACGGCATATTTGGAGTGCTCAGATCCTTTTCTACGAGTTACATCATGATGTTGGTCCTGGAGTTTCTAGAAGCTGCTTTAGGAGCTGGAGCGTATAGCACAGCTTTTGTTATAG CTATGGAGCTGGTTGGACCCAAAGGACGTGTATTTGGTAACACGATAATAAACGTGCTATACGTTTTTGGACTCATGACTCTCTCGGGCCTGTCCTGGTGGCTTCAAAGCTGGAGAATAGTAATTAGAGTAATTTACGCACCAGCCATTTTAGTCATATCCTACATTTGGATCCTTAACGAAAGCGTCCGGTGGCTAATAAGCAAAGAACGACGTACCGAAGCTGTAGAGATATTAAAAAAGGCCGCAAAAATGAACAAAGTCAAATTATCCGAGGACTTGCTCGCACCCTTCTATAACCTCGAAGTATTGAATAAGAAAAATGAAGACGAACCACCGAAGAAAGAAGAATCAAATTTCTCGAAAGCGATCAAATCGAGTattatcagacagagagcggctGTGTGTTCATTCTTGTGGATCACTTGTACTTTCGTGTATTACGGACTATCAATAAACTCCGTTTCCCTCGCTGGTAACAAGTACTTGAACTTTATGCTAGTCGCCTTCGTAGAGATCCCAGCTAACTTTGTGTGCCTGTTGATATTAGATAGGTTCGGTAGGAAGAAAGTGTTGTCGTCCATGTACCTGCTAAGTGCGTTCCTGTGTATCAGTTTGTCATTTCTACCAAAAG GTCAGAAGTGGCTAGCTCTAGTCCTGTACCTATCTGGCAAGTTCTCCATCACGGTCGCCTACAGCTCCGTGTACATCTACGTGTCGGAAGTGTTCCCGACGAGTGTGCGACAGTCGCTACTCGCCGTGTGCTCGTCACTCGGCCGAGTGGGCTCCACGCTTGCTCCGCTCACGCCGTTGTTG gcTCTCTACTATGAAAATTTGCCCGCCATATTCTTCGGAAGCATGGCGCTGATAGCTTGTCTTCTAGTCTTAACCCTGCCGGAAACCATCAACATGCCCCTTCCAGACACCATCGAGGATGCTGAAAGAATATCCAGAAGGAAGAAAGAAGAAGTCtaa
- the LOC121734066 gene encoding organic cation transporter protein-like isoform X2: MSTDINLDDILQKLGPFGRYNIVNYALLLFPIYLAGMYGSVFVFEAPDISYRCHISECENLNHTDWLEYAIPKEKGEISKCKRFQFRDNISRDVCNKNEFETTMAVECTEFVYSDEDSAVKDFDLGCDWRRTLIGSIHNAGLFIALPLTGFISDKYGRKIALSVATLMNGVFGVLRSFSTSYIMMLIFEFLETALGGGVNSTAFVFAMELVHPKGRVFGNLILNSVAVVGAGTLALLAWQLQNWRVLIRVIYAPALLGIAYLWVMNESPRWLISKGRKDEAMEILKKAAKMNKVNISDETLSPLNAVGKSEENEEATPTPALEKNEKGAYILVKALKSNIIRNRLIICSVLWVTCTFVYYGLAINSVSLAGNQYLNFALVAFVEIPSTFIGLLVLDKFGRKRVLIATYLLSGCLCIGLSFVPKDLKIVSLLIYLLGKCTITIAYFSVYIYVSEVFPTSVRQSLLAVCSSFGRFGSTLAPLTPLLPMRSVIFGCLAFVATLLVLLLPETKNMSLPNTIEEAERISQKTRRKSTENTVE, translated from the exons ATGAGTACCGATATCAATTTGGACGATATTTTGCAAAAGTTAGGGCCCTTCGGAAGGTACAATATAGTGAACTATGCCCTGCTTCTGTTCCCCATATACCTGGCGGGCATGTACGGATCAGTTTTCGTCTTTGAAGCCCCTGATATTAGTTATAG ATGTCATATTTCCGAATGCGAGAACCTAAATCATACCGATTGGCTCGAGTACGCCATACCCAAAGAGAAAGGTGAAATATCAAAGTGCAAAAGATTTCAATTTCGTGATAACATCTCGAGAGATGTGTGCAATAAAAATGAGTTTGAAACGACGATGGCAGTGGAATGTACTGAATTTGTGTATAGCGATGAAGACTCGGCTGTGAAAGAT TTCGATCTGGGCTGCGATTGGAGGAGAACGCTTATTGGGTCCATACATAACGCAGGGTTATTTATTGCCCTACCCCTCACCGGATTCATATCTGATAAATATGGGAGGAAAATCGCTTTGTCAGTCGCTACTCTTATGAACGGTGTCTTCGGAGTGCTGAGATCGTTTTCGACAAGTTACATAATGATGCTAATTTTTGAGTTTCTGGAAACCGCTTTGGGCGGTGGAGTTAATAGCACAGCCTTTGTTTTCG CAATGGAACTGGTGCATCCGAAGGGCAGAGTCTTTGGAAACCTGATTCTGAACAGCGTTGCCGTCGTTGGCGCAGGAACACTGGCGTTGCTGGCTTGGCAACTACAAAACTGGAGAGTACTAATAAGGGTCATATACGCACCAGCCCTTCTAGGTATAGCGTACCTCTGGGTGATGAACGAAAGCCCTCGATGGCTAATAAGCAAAGGTCGGAAGGACGAAGCGATGGAAATACTGAAAAAAGCAGCTAAAATGAACAAAGTTAACATATCAGATGAAACCTTGAGTCCATTGAATGCGGTTGGTAAATCAGAAGAAAATGAGGAAGCAACCCCAACTCCTGCTCTTGAGAAAAATGAGAAAGGAGCGTATATATTGGTGAAAGCCTTAAAATCAAATATCATTAGGAACAGACTAATCATATGCTCCGTTTTATGGGTCACATGCACTTTTGTGTACTACGGATTGGCTATTAACTCTGTATCGCTGGCTGGAAACCAATACTTGAATTTCGCTTTAGTCGCTTTTGTGGAGATACCTTCAACATTCATAGGGTTACTGGTGCTGGACAAATTCGGAAGAAAAAGAGTATTGATAGCAACTTATCTGTTGAGTGGTTGCTTATGTATAGGCTTAAGTTTTGTCCCTAAAG ATCTCAAAATAGTATCTTTACTGATCTACCTGTTGGGCAAGTGTACTATAACCATCGCATACTTCTCTGTATACATCTACGTGTCCGAAGTGTTTCCGACTAGCGTACGACAGTCGCTTCTCGCTGTTTGCTCCTCTTTCGGAAGATTCGGATCTACTTTGGCACCACTTACGCCATTATTG CCAATGCGATCGGTGATCTTCGGATGCTTAGCTTTCGTTGCCACCTTGTTGGTCCTCCTTCTACCGGAAACCAAAAACATGTCTCTTCCAAATACAATAGAAGAAGCAGAAAGAATATCACAGAAGACAAGGAGAAAATCAACAGAAAATACTGTGGAATGA
- the LOC121734066 gene encoding organic cation transporter protein-like isoform X3 — protein sequence MSTDINLDDILQKLGPFGRYNIVNYALLLFPIYLAGMYGSVFVFEAPDISYRCQISECENLNHSNWLENAIPKDDGVLSKCKRFKFRDNVTNVCHKNDFDTSIVEECSAYVYSEEDSAVKDFDLACVNWKRTIVGTVHNAGLFISLPLTGIISDKFGRKLALSVASLMNGIFGVLRSFSTSYIMMLVLEFLEAALGAGAYSTAFVIAMELVGPKGRVFGNTIINVLYVFGLMTLSGLSWWLQSWRIVIRVIYAPAILVISYIWILNESVRWLISKERRTEAVEILKKAAKMNKVKLSEDLLAPFYNLEVLNKKNEDEPPKKEESNFSKAIKSSIIRQRAAVCSFLWITCTFVYYGLSINSVSLAGNKYLNFMLVAFVEIPANFVCLLILDRFGRKKVLSSMYLLSAFLCISLSFLPKGQKWLALVLYLSGKFSITVAYSSVYIYVSEVFPTSVRQSLLAVCSSLGRVGSTLAPLTPLLALYYENLPAIFFGSMALIACLLVLTLPETINMPLPDTIEDAERISRRKKEEV from the exons ATGAGTACCGATATCAATTTGGACGATATTTTGCAAAAGTTAGGGCCCTTCGGAAGGTACAATATAGTGAACTATGCCCTGCTTCTGTTCCCCATATACCTGGCGGGCATGTACGGATCAGTTTTCGTCTTTGAAGCCCCTGATATTAGTTATAG GTGTCAAATCTCAGAATGCGAGAACCTGAACCACAGCAATTGGTTGGAAAATGCTATACCCAAAGACGATGGTGTACTatcaaaatgtaaaagatttaAATTTCGTGATAATGTAACAAATGTGTGCCATAAAAATGATTTCGATACATCAATAGTTGAAGAATGTAGTGCGTATGTGTATAGTGAGGAAGATTCTGCGGTGAAAGAT TTTGACCTCGCCTGCGTGAATTGGAAAAGGACAATCGTTGGGACTGTCCACAACGCTGGGCTATTCATTTCCCTGCCCCTCACCGGAATCATTTCCGATAAGTTCGGAAGGAAACTAGCACTATCCGTTGCGTCACTCATGAACGGCATATTTGGAGTGCTCAGATCCTTTTCTACGAGTTACATCATGATGTTGGTCCTGGAGTTTCTAGAAGCTGCTTTAGGAGCTGGAGCGTATAGCACAGCTTTTGTTATAG CTATGGAGCTGGTTGGACCCAAAGGACGTGTATTTGGTAACACGATAATAAACGTGCTATACGTTTTTGGACTCATGACTCTCTCGGGCCTGTCCTGGTGGCTTCAAAGCTGGAGAATAGTAATTAGAGTAATTTACGCACCAGCCATTTTAGTCATATCCTACATTTGGATCCTTAACGAAAGCGTCCGGTGGCTAATAAGCAAAGAACGACGTACCGAAGCTGTAGAGATATTAAAAAAGGCCGCAAAAATGAACAAAGTCAAATTATCCGAGGACTTGCTCGCACCCTTCTATAACCTCGAAGTATTGAATAAGAAAAATGAAGACGAACCACCGAAGAAAGAAGAATCAAATTTCTCGAAAGCGATCAAATCGAGTattatcagacagagagcggctGTGTGTTCATTCTTGTGGATCACTTGTACTTTCGTGTATTACGGACTATCAATAAACTCCGTTTCCCTCGCTGGTAACAAGTACTTGAACTTTATGCTAGTCGCCTTCGTAGAGATCCCAGCTAACTTTGTGTGCCTGTTGATATTAGATAGGTTCGGTAGGAAGAAAGTGTTGTCGTCCATGTACCTGCTAAGTGCGTTCCTGTGTATCAGTTTGTCATTTCTACCAAAAG GTCAGAAGTGGCTAGCTCTAGTCCTGTACCTATCTGGCAAGTTCTCCATCACGGTCGCCTACAGCTCCGTGTACATCTACGTGTCGGAAGTGTTCCCGACGAGTGTGCGACAGTCGCTACTCGCCGTGTGCTCGTCACTCGGCCGAGTGGGCTCCACGCTTGCTCCGCTCACGCCGTTGTTG gcTCTCTACTATGAAAATTTGCCCGCCATATTCTTCGGAAGCATGGCGCTGATAGCTTGTCTTCTAGTCTTAACCCTGCCGGAAACCATCAACATGCCCCTTCCAGACACCATCGAGGATGCTGAAAGAATATCCAGAAGGAAGAAAGAAGAAGTCtaa